The stretch of DNA GAGCACATCACATTGAGTGCTGCAGAAACTGCTGAGTTCAAGAAAGTGCTAAAGCCTGTTGTCGATCGTTGGGTGAAAGAAGTCAGTGGTTCTGGCATTGACGGTAAGAGCCTTGTCAGCAAGGCGCGTGAACTGGTCGCCAAGTATTCCAAGTGAAGTCTTGGATTCCTGAAGATTTTCCAGGGTTTCCAAGATGATAAAATGGGCCTCGAAACTGATCGAAGGTTGGGCCCTGTTTGGAGGTATGATTTTGTTGCTGCTGGTGATAATGACCACCTACAGTGCAGCAGCTGGTTTCCTAATTGCCACTCCCTTTTCTGGGGATTTTGAACTCACTGAAATGGGAGTGGCGGTCGCTTCCTTTGCATTCCTTCCTTACTGCCAACTGACCTTCGCAAATGTTTCTGCGGATGTCTTCACGGCAAAAATGAAACCTTCGAAAGTTAGATTTTTAAGCCGAGTTGGCTCTTTGGTGGCCGCAGCCTTCAGCATTCTGTTGATCTGGCGAATGTACGAAGGATTGCTGGATTACCAGATTTACCTGGAGACTACGACAATCCTACAGGTGCCGATCTGGTATGCGTTTGTCCCTTCGATTTTCTCTCTTCTGCTTCTCCTGTTGGCAGCTCTAATCACGTTTATTCATCCAGATGGAGTACCCGAACCATCTTTAATCCCCCAGTAACGCCTCAACCATGTCATACGAACTACTCGTTGGATTGGCTGGCCTTGCAGGGCTGTTATTGTTGATCGCACTGCGGATACCGATTGCGTATGCCATGATCATCACTGGAGGAATTGGTGTGACGATCCTGAACGGGCCACTGATCTTCATGTCTCAATTGAAGGATCTGGCCTACATTCAATTTTCCATTTATGACCTCTCTGTGGTCCCCATGTTTGTGCTGATGGGAAATTTGGCAACCAAGGCGGGTCTATCACGAGAGCTTTTTCGGGCAGCAAATGCATGGGTAGGCTGGGTTCGAGGAGGTGTCGCCATGTCTTCCATCATCGCGTGTGCTGGTTTTGGGGCTGTTTGTGGATCCTCATTGGCCACGGCCTCCACGATGGGAAAAGTGGCGCTACCGGAGCTTCGCTATTACAAATATAGTGGCTCTTTGGCAACGGGGACATTGGCTGCTGGGGGCGTGCTTGGTATATTGATTCCACCCTCAGTTGTTCTGGTTGTCTATGCGATCATCGTGGAAGCAAACATCATTGCGATGTTCATGGCTGCGATGATTCCTGGTTTGTTGGCAGTAGGTCTGTTTTTGGTGACAATTGCGATCTATGTTCGCTTCTTTCCTGAGTCAGGCCCCTCCCGTGAGCCAATGGATCTTCAAGAATTCTGGAATGCTACTCTCGGAGTTTTGCCGGTTCTAGGGATCTTTATAGCAGTGATTGGTGGTATCTATTTTGGTTTGTTTAATCCCACTCCAGCCGCAGCAGCAGGTGTTTTTCTGGTTGGAGTACTGGGAATCTATCGAGGTTTGATCAAGTTTCCACAACTCAAAGCAGCCTTGTTGGAGACCGCCAAGACTTCGGGCATGATCTATTTGATTCTGCTTGGGGCCGAGATGCTCAAGATCTTCATGTCTCGTGGAGGAGTCCCCCAGGCAGCCGTGGAG from SAR324 cluster bacterium encodes:
- a CDS encoding TRAP transporter small permease subunit, giving the protein MIKWASKLIEGWALFGGMILLLLVIMTTYSAAAGFLIATPFSGDFELTEMGVAVASFAFLPYCQLTFANVSADVFTAKMKPSKVRFLSRVGSLVAAAFSILLIWRMYEGLLDYQIYLETTTILQVPIWYAFVPSIFSLLLLLLAALITFIHPDGVPEPSLIPQ
- a CDS encoding TRAP transporter large permease gives rise to the protein MSYELLVGLAGLAGLLLLIALRIPIAYAMIITGGIGVTILNGPLIFMSQLKDLAYIQFSIYDLSVVPMFVLMGNLATKAGLSRELFRAANAWVGWVRGGVAMSSIIACAGFGAVCGSSLATASTMGKVALPELRYYKYSGSLATGTLAAGGVLGILIPPSVVLVVYAIIVEANIIAMFMAAMIPGLLAVGLFLVTIAIYVRFFPESGPSREPMDLQEFWNATLGVLPVLGIFIAVIGGIYFGLFNPTPAAAAGVFLVGVLGIYRGLIKFPQLKAALLETAKTSGMIYLILLGAEMLKIFMSRGGVPQAAVEIMQSSGLDPITILLLMLVSLIILGCLMDSLSMILLAMPFFWPVIDGLDFGLGPEELKIWFGILALIVVELGLITPPVGMNVFVIHAMAEDIPMSETFKGVMPFFGAELLRVLLLVAFPGIVLWLPRLLSG